In Tachypleus tridentatus isolate NWPU-2018 chromosome 7, ASM421037v1, whole genome shotgun sequence, a genomic segment contains:
- the LOC143255499 gene encoding uncharacterized protein LOC143255499, whose protein sequence is MELVEKFIILLYFCVLAVETQSRKHHWSEEMPDFVVTSEMSDGEHSRRFHLGSVSGQEIGMYLPSTSEGNIPASRQGLVLRQVTNGHLFIQLIYDMGWELRDCEYLRDSESVENFLAKFKSEYVCATQMKSHRFVDCEVSEGRNETLKLVRSQADVPTDLQELLNYRELKEKCRKLHKRIKEAYRQKDQRSHAEFLARARRDIFLFHGTNWCGRGNSARNSRELGYNAAADRCCRDHDHCPNTIEGFSRKYNFFNYRLHTISHCHCDERFRSCLKLAGTGTCNMVGKLFFNIVQTKCFMFKKEDVCVKRSWWGKCLKYEKQQTAYLRDGMSY, encoded by the exons ATGGAACTAGTTGAAAAGTTCATCATTCTATTATACTTTTGTGTTCTCGCAGTGGAAACACAATCTAGAAAACACCACTGGTCAGAGGAAATGCCGGACTTTGTGGTGACCAGCGAAATGTCAGACGGAGAACACAGTAGAAGATTTCATTTGGGTAGTGTGAGTGGACAAGAAATAGGCATGTATTTGCCTTCAACGTCCGAAGGTAACATTCCAGCGTCCCGGCAGGGTCTCGTATTACGTCAAGTGACCAACGGTCACTTGTTTATTCAGTTGATCTACGATATGGGTTGGGAACTGCGAGACTGTGAATATCTGAGGGATAGTGAAAGCGTGGAAAATTTTCTCGCCAAATTCAAGTCGGAATATGTGTGCGCCACTCAGATGAAGTCGCATCGTTTCGTTGATTGCGAAGTATCAGAAGGGCGCAACGAAACGCTGAAGCTGGTGAGAAGTCAAGCTGATGTTCCGACAGACCTGCAAGAATTACTCAATTACAGAGAGCTGAAAGAGAAATGCCGGAAACTTCACAAACGGATTAAAGAGGCCTATCGCCAGAAGGACCAACGATCGCATGCCGAGTTCCTGGCCCGTGCCCGCCGGGACATTTTCCTCTTTCACGGGACTAACTGGTGCGGCCGTGGCAACTCCGCTCGCAATTCCAGAGAACTTGGCTATAACGCTGCAGCTGACCGCTGCTGTCGGGATCATGACCATTGTCCAAACACGATTGAAGGTTTCAGCAGAAAATACAACTTCTTCAACTATCGACTTCATACAATAAGTCATTGTCACTGTGATGAAAG GTTCCGCTCTTGTCTGAAATTGGCGGGAACTGGCACGTGCAACATGGTGGGAAAACTGTTCTTCAACATTGTGCAAACAAAATGCTTTATGTTTAAGAAAGAAGACGTATGTGTGAAGCGGTCGTGGTGGGGCAAGTGTTTAAAATACGAGAAGCAGCAGACGGCCTATCTGCGGGACGGAATGTCTTACTGA